The genomic stretch GTATGGGAAACCTTACAAGCAGAAAAGATAGGAGTCTCACTCTCCCTGATTGGTTGCGGTGGGGGCGAGTGGGCGTGGCTCCTGGCTCCTGCTCGCGAAGCCCTCACGCACGGGTGCGTCACAAGCCCCAGCGCATGCGTAACCGGCCTACTCAATTGCGGAGGCCAGCGGAAGAATTCACAGGGAGTGTCGGGTGGCTCCAGTCGGTGGGCTTGCTCTGCGGGCCACGAGCTGCACTTCCACCACCTGCTCCTTGCTCCTTTTCAGCTGCCCCGGGCCAAGGCCATACAGCAAGTGAGGGGGGACCCGCGGCAGGCAGGGCTCCCCAGGAATTGTGGGTGGCCTTAGTTGGGGGAGGGGGTCCTTAGGGGGCAAGGGCTCTAGGGCCTTCCGgtgctgtgggggtggggctggataCGATACAGGCACTAGCTGGTGGGACGGCGGAGGAGGCCACTATCTTCAGGGTGGAGTTCGTGCCAGGAAGCGCGGCCCcggaggagggagaggtggctCCGGGGATCGGGGAGGCGGCAGCGTTGGTGGTGGAGGACAtcatggaggtggtggaggtggtggccgAGGAGGAGCAGGACGAGCAGGAGGAAGAGGTGCAGGCGGAGGAGCGGGatgagaagctgcaggagcaggtgCTAGCAGAGCCAGGGCAGGGACGCACGACCACTCGGTCCCTGCTGGAGGCACTGGAGGCCCTTCAGTTGGAGCTGGAGCCTGTGAATAAGCAAGCCAGCAGGGCCTACTCTCGACTGAAGCTCAGGATGTGTCAGAGACGGAAGCCGCATCTCCAACACAGAAGTACCATCATCCAGGGCATCCTTGGCTTCTGGGTCAAAGCTTTTATGAACCACCCCCAGATGTCAGCCATGATGAGTGACCAAGATGAAGACATGCTTAGCTACATGACCAatttgaaggtggaggaactcAGACATCCCACTGATTGCTGCAAGATCATGTTGTTCTTCCGGAACAACCCCTACTTCCAGAATGAAGTGATTGTTAAGGAGTATCTCATTAACATCGCTGGATATAGGGCATCTCATTCTACTCCAATTCAGTGGTACCAGGGTTTTGAACGTGAGGCTTACAGCCGCAGGCACCACAACAGCAGCCTAAACTTCTTCAACTGGTTCTCTGACCACAACTTTGCAGGATCTAGTAAGATTGCTGAGATCATCTGTAAGGACCTGTGGCTCAATCCCCTGCAATACTACCTGAAGGGGAAGAAGAGGGAActgagaggaggagaggaaagccCAGATTTTGAGACGAATATGACGGAGCATCACCCTTGACCTAAGATAGTGGAAAACCGAAGAAGCTGCTTCAGATGAGGATGAGTGGTCAATGTGGTTCTCAcgcacaggaaaaaaatgaagagaagtcTGGTGGTGAAACGCACAGAGGGGGAGACGCCAGTAAACCTGGAATA from Vicugna pacos chromosome 19, VicPac4, whole genome shotgun sequence encodes the following:
- the LOC102540971 gene encoding testis-specific Y-encoded protein 3-like, with amino-acid sequence MRNRPTQLRRPAEEFTGSVGWLQSVGLLCGPRAALPPPAPCSFSAAPGQGHTALAGGTAEEATIFRVEFVPGSAAPEEGEVAPGIGEAAALVVEDIMEVVEVVAEEEQDEQEEEVQAEERDEKLQEQVLAEPGQGRTTTRSLLEALEALQLELEPVNKQASRAYSRLKLRMCQRRKPHLQHRSTIIQGILGFWVKAFMNHPQMSAMMSDQDEDMLSYMTNLKVEELRHPTDCCKIMLFFRNNPYFQNEVIVKEYLINIAGYRASHSTPIQWYQGFEREAYSRRHHNSSLNFFNWFSDHNFAGSSKIAEIICKDLWLNPLQYYLKGKKRELRGGEESPDFETNMTEHHP